A genomic region of Fusobacterium perfoetens contains the following coding sequences:
- a CDS encoding bifunctional folylpolyglutamate synthase/dihydrofolate synthase, with protein MEINKLLEELYSYSLFGIKLGLENIKKICDYLGNPEKKYKIIHITGTNGKGSTSTIVETVLLEAGYSVGKYTSPHILKFNERIRANGKDITDEDIALSYAKVKEAVENLGITPTFFEMTTAMMFLYFAEKKVQYAVLEVGMGGRYDATNVADGDVCIITNVSLDHTEYLGKNIYDIALEKAGIIKDKSVVIAGDDNEEFLKAIYTKKQNIINTADKYKNIEYKLDFKNFITEIKIGEDTYSLSLFGDYQVKNFLCAYEALKALNISDEIIKKAVKKVIWQCRFERFSEKPLTVLEGAHNIDGINNLKKILIQEYTPDEIVLIVSILKDKKVKEMLEVCSTLSNKIILTSLSGNPRGLSGEQLIEYTDNKSIFTVEDNIKKAYEEAKELNRRIIVVCGSFYTCEKFKKEI; from the coding sequence ATGGAAATTAACAAACTCCTAGAAGAACTGTATTCATATTCTCTTTTTGGAATAAAACTAGGACTTGAAAATATTAAAAAAATATGTGATTATCTTGGAAATCCTGAAAAAAAATATAAGATTATTCATATAACAGGAACAAATGGAAAAGGTTCTACATCTACAATAGTTGAAACTGTTCTTCTTGAAGCAGGTTATAGTGTAGGAAAATATACTTCACCTCATATTTTAAAATTTAATGAAAGAATAAGAGCAAATGGAAAAGATATAACAGATGAAGATATTGCATTATCTTATGCAAAGGTAAAAGAAGCTGTGGAAAATCTAGGTATAACACCTACATTTTTTGAAATGACAACTGCTATGATGTTCCTTTATTTTGCTGAAAAAAAAGTTCAGTATGCCGTTCTTGAAGTTGGAATGGGAGGAAGATATGATGCTACAAATGTTGCAGATGGAGATGTATGTATAATAACAAATGTTTCCCTTGATCATACAGAATATCTTGGAAAAAATATATATGATATAGCACTTGAAAAAGCAGGAATCATAAAAGATAAAAGTGTTGTTATAGCAGGAGATGACAACGAAGAATTTTTAAAGGCTATATATACAAAAAAACAAAATATAATAAATACAGCTGATAAGTATAAAAATATAGAGTATAAACTTGATTTTAAAAACTTTATAACTGAAATTAAAATAGGAGAAGACACATACTCTTTATCTCTTTTTGGAGATTATCAAGTAAAAAACTTTTTATGTGCTTATGAGGCTCTGAAAGCTTTAAATATAAGTGATGAAATTATAAAAAAAGCTGTTAAAAAAGTTATATGGCAATGCAGATTTGAAAGATTTTCTGAAAAACCTCTTACAGTTTTAGAAGGGGCACATAATATAGATGGAATAAATAACCTGAAAAAAATTCTTATCCAGGAATATACACCTGATGAAATAGTTTTAATTGTTTCCATATTAAAAGATAAAAAAGTTAAGGAAATGCTTGAAGTATGCAGTACATTAAGCAATAAAATAATACTTACTTCCCTTTCAGGAAATCCAAGAGGACTTTCAGGAGAACAGCTTATTGAATATACTGATAATAAATCTATTTTCACTGTTGAAGATAATATTAAAAAAGCCTATGAAGAAGCAAAAGAACTTAATAGAAGAATAATAGTTGTCTGTGGTTCTTTCTATACATGTGAAAAATTTAAAAAGGAAATATAA
- a CDS encoding 5'-methylthioadenosine/adenosylhomocysteine nucleosidase, with product MRIGIIGAMSEEVQGLKKLLENIDEEKIGNLTFYTGVMHDKDIVLLETGIGKVNAAIGATLMIEAFDVEAIIFTGVAGGINDELDLGDVVISKDLIQHDVDVTAFGEKLGVIPRMEKSVFEADGGLIDLAVKAGKKLKGKVIVGRILSGDQFIASPEKIAFLKKEFNGDCAEMEGAAVGHVCQIFDIPFVVVRTMSDKANSEAHTDYSTFMKIAAENSITLVDEMLKNLK from the coding sequence ATGAGAATTGGAATAATAGGAGCAATGTCTGAAGAAGTGCAAGGGCTTAAAAAACTTCTTGAAAACATTGATGAAGAAAAAATAGGAAACCTTACTTTTTATACAGGAGTTATGCACGATAAAGATATTGTACTTTTAGAAACAGGAATAGGAAAAGTAAATGCTGCTATAGGAGCTACTCTTATGATAGAAGCATTTGATGTAGAAGCTATAATCTTTACAGGGGTTGCTGGAGGAATAAATGATGAACTTGACCTTGGAGATGTTGTAATATCAAAAGATTTAATTCAGCATGATGTTGATGTTACTGCTTTCGGAGAAAAACTTGGTGTTATACCAAGAATGGAAAAATCTGTTTTTGAAGCTGATGGAGGACTTATTGATTTAGCTGTAAAAGCTGGAAAAAAACTTAAAGGAAAAGTTATTGTAGGAAGAATTTTAAGTGGAGATCAGTTTATTGCTTCTCCTGAAAAAATAGCTTTTCTTAAAAAAGAATTTAACGGAGACTGTGCTGAAATGGAAGGAGCTGCTGTAGGTCATGTATGTCAAATTTTTGATATACCTTTTGTTGTTGTAAGAACTATGTCTGACAAAGCAAATTCTGAAGCACATACAGATTATTCAACATTTATGAAAATAGCTGCTGAAAACTCTATCACATTAGTTGATGAAATGTTAAAAAATTTAAAATAG
- a CDS encoding lysophospholipid acyltransferase family protein: MKKLIYKLQYGIFRAFRGFLLMLPEKARFSVGEKVAVLGYWLIKSRRITTLANLELAFPEKSEKERKRIAVQSYKTMGKAFLGTIWLEEYMKNDDNFRIHGMEIVERECLKGPVVFATMHFGNMESMLKFSEKYPFVTVAKKQRNPYLNKYISENRKHLNITLLEKSKKTSRELFEYAEEGKNIALFSDHRDKGTTVEFFGAETVSPTGAATLALRYDRPLILGYCTFNRDNTTSVHFKKIDVINDKDKSFKENVHLTTQKLISIMEDIITCYPEQWMWLHDRWKLYKVVSKKK; encoded by the coding sequence ATGAAAAAATTAATATATAAACTCCAGTATGGAATTTTCAGGGCATTCAGAGGATTTCTTTTAATGCTTCCTGAAAAAGCTCGTTTTTCTGTGGGAGAAAAAGTTGCAGTTTTAGGATACTGGCTTATAAAATCAAGAAGAATAACAACTCTTGCAAATCTTGAACTTGCTTTTCCTGAAAAATCAGAAAAAGAAAGAAAGAGAATAGCAGTTCAGTCATATAAAACTATGGGAAAAGCATTTCTAGGAACTATATGGCTGGAAGAATATATGAAAAATGATGATAATTTCCGTATTCATGGAATGGAAATTGTTGAAAGAGAGTGTTTAAAAGGCCCTGTTGTTTTTGCTACAATGCATTTTGGAAATATGGAATCTATGCTTAAATTTTCAGAAAAATATCCTTTTGTCACTGTTGCAAAAAAACAAAGAAACCCATATCTTAATAAGTATATTTCTGAAAACAGAAAACATCTTAATATCACTCTTTTAGAGAAAAGTAAAAAAACAAGCAGAGAGCTTTTTGAATATGCTGAAGAGGGAAAAAATATTGCACTTTTTTCAGATCATAGAGACAAAGGAACTACTGTTGAATTTTTCGGAGCAGAAACAGTATCTCCTACAGGTGCAGCAACTCTTGCATTAAGATATGACAGACCTCTTATTCTTGGTTACTGTACTTTTAACAGGGATAACACAACAAGTGTGCATTTTAAAAAGATAGATGTTATAAATGATAAAGATAAATCTTTTAAAGAAAATGTCCATCTTACTACTCAAAAACTTATTTCAATTATGGAAGATATTATTACATGTTACCCTGAACAATGGATGTGGCTTCACGATAGATGGAAACTTTATAAAGTAGTCTCTAAGAAAAAATAA
- a CDS encoding autotransporter domain-containing protein, which yields MGKSYIENSLKRFLKRKVKITLGLVVTFLITGMVSFAEEANPYKEGTIEYHKWEAEKALEGTFLNGKGTNSLSELNGKTDNDYTITITEENGNSKISVGNLAADISVPNQYISNNILNNLKNINSANSNTENNFGILKASGSLINNYGIIVGGQTLKNNYGLILGGQVISEEGYNHGIIIRNGSSAVQTINGGNGYNYGVLNATSTNRGQDIQKGIGYNYGLIKTTGAKGQVTNNSAGSEAYNYGYIISQSQGQYINTKNGHEGGNTYNYGTILTTKGINIANTTTSSTAYNYGVVINNNKKDDTIYSGKVNDRGIIIYKDISGKDLSLGTGEIKGVVLKAGSIDNETGKVTGITYDENNNTKVINLTNESSKDVNTALKNDTSKTTVYTQNTTAEITGNMINDLAGKTLTGVVDSSAGDNTTLYKFTGNGNALVLDDTVITGYFQKAGTLLDVTDKKLVIGGGTVINAVQEDFTTGATAVKLGKDGVLTVIGTGQVIGKIDGGKNDNTLVENIALQDTKGVTDITAETLKLRNADEHEEILVDAGKNYTDVKYKEVNVKKMELDFTTGDDKANIVNILNASEIGEIDGSSSTEKIELTVDSTENIGNITLGQNDDKFTVTNSAHNGIIDMGTGNDEFNVSLGAVEAEHKKEAGNTFDYKVNGAEKIILNGEGWHIGENAELNGGTTTKAGEKTELHIADKGSLHVDMNNNYGKGNVTTSLDKMASGADLSVTTGTDAEVKFVVGDKFNVSQKQFNVAENYSFKDDTNIKAAVIFKGTGKDGAVEEKDGKIALTVKDATEYNGQLDDYKSVYDAMLGGLSGNQELRDAVNYSDESKLVGMITKAGNTAEAFYTTGYAVTKDVTDTYMSVVDDFGRKAGKGEWIAFGTYVNSDTEFDGGKASKGYDGDITGTVGMLEYGINDTTSYGVVYGQGDTEVDIQGGGKLDGDNTYFGGYVKHRTQGGFDLTGNVGYTKSELDLNLATSAGVYNMITSGKSDADALTFALKGKKDYLVTDTVKLQPVFGARYTLINQDAVESSDANYRMDEQDVTIFEGMFGGNAVKEFDLYNGKLSLSVGAEYVLADVSKSDDARYTLYGKEIALTGEEDIADNRIEGHIGIDYEHESGVGVDTKYEMIWTDKGDNSRVTAGISYRF from the coding sequence ATGGGAAAAAGTTATATTGAAAATTCACTTAAAAGATTTCTTAAAAGAAAAGTAAAAATTACATTGGGGTTAGTAGTTACTTTTCTTATTACAGGAATGGTTTCTTTTGCAGAAGAAGCAAATCCATATAAAGAAGGAACTATTGAATATCACAAATGGGAAGCAGAAAAAGCCTTAGAAGGTACATTCTTAAATGGAAAGGGAACTAATTCATTATCTGAGTTAAATGGAAAAACAGATAATGATTATACAATCACAATAACAGAGGAAAATGGAAATAGCAAAATATCAGTTGGGAACCTAGCTGCTGATATTAGTGTACCAAATCAATATATTTCAAATAATATTTTAAATAATTTAAAAAATATAAATTCTGCAAATTCAAATACAGAAAATAATTTTGGAATATTAAAAGCTAGTGGTTCTTTAATAAATAATTATGGAATAATAGTTGGAGGACAAACATTAAAAAATAACTATGGACTTATTTTAGGTGGACAAGTAATTTCTGAGGAAGGATATAATCACGGAATAATAATCAGGAACGGAAGTTCAGCTGTTCAAACTATTAATGGTGGAAATGGATATAACTATGGAGTTTTAAATGCCACTTCTACTAATCGTGGACAAGATATTCAAAAAGGGATAGGTTATAACTATGGTCTTATAAAAACCACAGGGGCTAAAGGACAGGTAACAAATAATTCAGCAGGAAGCGAAGCATATAATTATGGATATATTATTTCTCAAAGCCAAGGACAGTATATTAATACTAAAAATGGACATGAAGGAGGGAATACTTATAATTATGGAACTATTTTAACAACAAAAGGAATAAATATAGCAAATACAACTACTTCTTCAACAGCCTATAACTATGGTGTTGTTATAAATAATAATAAAAAAGATGATACTATTTATTCAGGAAAAGTTAATGACAGAGGAATAATTATTTATAAAGATATATCCGGTAAAGATTTAAGTTTAGGAACAGGAGAGATTAAAGGTGTTGTTTTGAAAGCTGGAAGTATTGACAATGAAACAGGAAAAGTAACAGGAATTACATATGATGAAAATAATAATACAAAAGTTATTAATCTTACAAATGAAAGCAGTAAAGATGTAAATACAGCTTTAAAAAATGATACTTCTAAAACAACTGTTTATACTCAGAATACAACAGCTGAAATAACAGGAAATATGATAAATGATTTAGCAGGAAAAACTTTAACAGGTGTAGTTGACAGTTCAGCAGGAGATAATACAACTTTATATAAATTTACAGGAAATGGAAATGCTCTTGTTTTAGATGATACAGTTATAACAGGTTATTTCCAAAAAGCAGGAACTCTTTTAGATGTTACAGATAAAAAATTAGTTATAGGCGGAGGAACTGTAATAAATGCTGTTCAAGAAGATTTTACAACAGGAGCAACAGCTGTAAAACTTGGAAAAGATGGAGTTCTTACAGTAATAGGAACAGGACAAGTAATAGGAAAAATTGATGGTGGAAAAAATGATAATACTCTTGTTGAAAATATAGCTCTACAAGATACAAAAGGAGTTACAGATATAACTGCTGAAACTTTAAAATTAAGAAATGCTGATGAACATGAAGAAATTTTAGTAGATGCAGGAAAAAATTATACAGATGTTAAGTATAAAGAAGTAAATGTTAAAAAAATGGAGCTTGATTTTACAACAGGAGATGATAAAGCTAATATAGTTAATATACTAAATGCTTCTGAAATAGGAGAAATTGACGGAAGTTCTTCAACTGAAAAAATAGAACTTACAGTTGACAGTACAGAAAATATTGGAAATATTACTTTAGGGCAAAATGATGATAAATTTACTGTAACAAATTCTGCTCATAATGGAATAATTGATATGGGAACAGGAAATGACGAATTTAATGTTTCTCTTGGAGCAGTAGAAGCTGAACATAAAAAAGAAGCAGGAAATACTTTTGACTATAAAGTAAATGGAGCTGAAAAAATAATTCTTAATGGAGAAGGTTGGCATATAGGAGAAAATGCAGAACTTAACGGAGGAACTACAACAAAAGCTGGAGAAAAAACAGAACTTCACATTGCAGATAAAGGTTCTCTTCATGTAGATATGAATAATAACTATGGAAAAGGAAATGTTACTACTTCTCTTGATAAAATGGCAAGTGGAGCTGATTTATCAGTTACAACTGGAACTGATGCTGAAGTTAAATTTGTTGTAGGAGATAAATTTAATGTTTCTCAAAAACAATTTAATGTTGCAGAAAATTATAGTTTTAAAGATGATACTAATATTAAAGCAGCTGTAATATTTAAAGGAACTGGAAAAGATGGAGCAGTTGAAGAAAAAGATGGAAAAATTGCTCTTACTGTAAAAGATGCAACAGAATATAATGGACAACTTGATGACTATAAATCTGTTTATGATGCAATGCTTGGTGGATTATCTGGAAATCAAGAATTAAGAGATGCTGTAAACTATTCAGATGAAAGTAAACTTGTTGGTATGATAACAAAAGCAGGAAACACTGCTGAAGCATTCTATACAACAGGTTATGCTGTAACAAAAGATGTAACTGATACTTATATGTCTGTTGTTGATGATTTTGGAAGAAAAGCAGGAAAAGGAGAATGGATTGCATTTGGTACATATGTAAATTCTGACACTGAATTTGACGGTGGAAAAGCTTCTAAAGGATATGATGGAGATATTACAGGAACTGTTGGTATGCTTGAATATGGTATAAATGATACAACATCATACGGAGTTGTTTATGGACAAGGTGACACTGAAGTTGATATTCAAGGTGGAGGAAAACTTGACGGAGATAACACTTACTTTGGTGGTTATGTAAAACATAGAACTCAAGGTGGATTTGATTTAACAGGAAATGTTGGATATACTAAGAGTGAACTTGATTTAAATCTTGCAACATCAGCTGGTGTTTATAATATGATTACAAGTGGAAAATCTGATGCAGATGCTTTAACATTTGCTTTAAAAGGTAAAAAAGATTATTTAGTAACAGATACAGTAAAACTTCAGCCAGTATTTGGTGCAAGATACACTCTTATAAATCAAGATGCTGTTGAAAGCAGTGATGCAAACTACAGAATGGACGAACAAGATGTAACAATCTTTGAAGGAATGTTTGGAGGAAATGCTGTAAAAGAATTTGATTTATACAATGGAAAACTTTCTCTTTCTGTTGGAGCAGAATATGTTCTTGCTGATGTAAGTAAATCAGATGATGCAAGATATACTCTTTATGGAAAAGAAATAGCTCTTACAGGAGAAGAAGATATTGCAGATAACAGAATTGAAGGTCATATTGGAATTGACTACGAACACGAAAGTGGTGTTGGTGTAGATACAAAATATGAAATGATTTGGACAGATAAAGGAGATAACTCAAGAGTAACAGCAGGAATCTCTTATAGATTTTAA
- the yaaA gene encoding peroxide stress protein YaaA, with translation MKIIISPAKNMSQENISLKYDSLPLFLKKSEEILSVLKEKTVSELQNIWKCSDKLADENFERIKSMNLKDNLTPAILTYEGIVFQHIVPALSYDKNIKYLQENLRILSGLYGFLKALDGITLYRLEMQSKLKVNEFKNLYDFWGIKLYKEISDESKTIINLASKEYSKCIEKFLSKDDKFITCSFVEMSGEKLVVKGTYSKMARGEMVRFMAENNIQSPEELKKFNSLGYVFRENLSSETEYVFERIF, from the coding sequence ATGAAAATTATTATATCTCCTGCTAAAAATATGTCACAGGAAAATATATCACTTAAATATGATAGTCTTCCTCTGTTTTTAAAAAAATCTGAAGAAATATTATCTGTTTTAAAAGAAAAAACAGTTTCTGAACTTCAGAATATCTGGAAATGCAGTGATAAACTTGCTGATGAAAACTTTGAGCGTATAAAAAGCATGAATTTAAAAGATAACTTAACTCCTGCAATTCTTACATACGAAGGAATAGTTTTTCAACATATAGTTCCTGCCCTTTCTTATGATAAAAATATAAAATATCTTCAGGAAAATCTAAGAATCCTTTCAGGGCTTTATGGTTTTTTAAAAGCTTTAGACGGAATTACTCTTTATCGTCTTGAAATGCAGTCAAAACTAAAAGTCAATGAATTTAAAAATTTGTATGATTTCTGGGGAATAAAATTATACAAAGAAATAAGTGATGAAAGTAAAACTATAATAAATCTAGCTTCAAAAGAATATTCAAAATGTATTGAAAAATTCTTAAGCAAAGATGATAAGTTTATCACTTGTTCTTTTGTTGAAATGTCAGGAGAAAAACTTGTTGTAAAAGGAACATATTCAAAAATGGCAAGGGGAGAAATGGTTCGTTTTATGGCAGAAAATAATATTCAAAGTCCTGAAGAATTAAAAAAATTTAATTCTTTAGGTTATGTTTTCAGAGAAAATTTATCTTCTGAAACTGAATATGTTTTTGAAAGAATCTTTTAG
- the bcp gene encoding thioredoxin-dependent thiol peroxidase: MLEVGKKAPDFSLPDQNGVMHKLSDYLGKKVILYFYPKDNTPGCTKQACGYSERYPLFTEKNTEIIGISKDTVASHKRFEEKQNLKITILADPELEVIKAYDVWKEKKLYGKVSLGVVRTTYLIDENGIIIKANDKVKAADDPEKMLGEI; the protein is encoded by the coding sequence ATGTTAGAAGTTGGAAAAAAAGCACCTGATTTTTCTCTCCCTGATCAAAACGGAGTAATGCACAAACTAAGTGATTATCTTGGAAAAAAAGTTATCCTATATTTTTATCCAAAGGATAATACTCCTGGATGTACAAAACAAGCATGTGGTTATTCTGAAAGATATCCTTTATTTACAGAAAAAAATACTGAAATAATTGGTATCAGTAAAGATACTGTTGCTTCTCATAAAAGATTTGAAGAAAAACAAAATTTAAAAATCACAATTCTTGCAGATCCTGAATTAGAAGTAATAAAAGCATATGATGTGTGGAAAGAAAAAAAACTATATGGAAAAGTTTCTTTAGGGGTAGTTCGTACTACTTATCTTATTGATGAAAATGGAATTATCATAAAAGCAAATGATAAAGTTAAAGCTGCTGATGATCCTGAAAAAATGCTTGGAGAAATATAA
- a CDS encoding SDR family NAD(P)-dependent oxidoreductase — MNILITGATRGIGYHMALSFIKKGHKVFGIGRNWDNFYKAEKNFNNMFIPIKADIENFHERIKIFSWLKEQNIKIDVLVNNAGIGSLGRFQNISWKESNEVINLNITALTHMTELFLKNLENKNISEGTGIINVSSTAAFQSGGPYAAVYYACKAYVKSFTAALYEELHSQNIKVMCLCPGPVKTDFKGMKYAKKSFYIMTPEKTAEIAVEDYFKNKDISVPGFINKFLTFTSKFIPRKKELKIIKEIQKKKI; from the coding sequence TTGAATATTTTAATAACAGGAGCTACAAGAGGGATAGGCTATCATATGGCCTTATCTTTTATAAAAAAAGGGCATAAAGTTTTCGGTATAGGAAGAAACTGGGATAATTTCTATAAAGCAGAAAAAAATTTTAATAATATGTTTATCCCAATAAAAGCTGATATAGAAAATTTCCACGAAAGAATAAAAATCTTCAGCTGGCTTAAAGAACAAAATATAAAAATTGATGTTCTTGTAAATAATGCTGGAATTGGAAGCCTTGGAAGATTCCAGAATATAAGCTGGAAAGAAAGCAATGAGGTTATAAATCTTAATATAACAGCCCTTACCCATATGACAGAACTATTCCTTAAAAATCTTGAAAATAAAAATATTTCTGAAGGTACTGGAATAATTAATGTTTCTTCTACTGCTGCTTTTCAAAGTGGAGGCCCTTATGCTGCTGTTTACTATGCTTGCAAAGCCTATGTAAAATCCTTTACAGCAGCTCTTTATGAAGAACTTCACAGTCAAAATATAAAAGTCATGTGCCTATGCCCCGGCCCTGTAAAAACAGATTTTAAGGGAATGAAATATGCTAAAAAAAGTTTTTATATAATGACTCCTGAAAAAACTGCAGAAATAGCAGTAGAAGATTATTTTAAAAATAAAGATATTTCTGTTCCTGGATTTATCAATAAATTTTTAACTTTTACTTCTAAATTTATACCAAGAAAAAAAGAACTAAAAATAATAAAAGAGATTCAAAAGAAAAAAATTTAA
- a CDS encoding L,D-transpeptidase family protein, translated as MKLQRKILTGIMTFIMFTSVLYGAEPKKTEIKVVKLYDNKIPENIKTDIKYKGDDLPELLDYIFIKTKYGNVRKFPTGSSPVIYQVPFNHKLQVLEKRSQKGSTESFWYKVQTPNGIGYISSVYCEDRSFRFEKMLERIQNVEKFIADNNEAGIKLASTNSYIPNPYNKDMLRIKDKYGTSLDQNIIGKYNDEKIYIPDRSVLSVLSEGKKEAEVRVEGIKEFPLVIEKKYLTERPKISSGFKKAIVADIDNQNLAAFEKVGDEWVLISYIYGKTGIESILGFETPRGSFIVPMVKYEMGYRGNFGEDLGIARYAIRFSGGGYLHGTPVDYPEEPNKEFFLAQKETGLGTFKGTRKCIRNTVSHAKFLFEWILGENNKNVASNEQYPKENVMFIIF; from the coding sequence TTGAAGTTACAAAGAAAAATATTGACAGGTATTATGACATTTATAATGTTTACATCAGTTCTTTATGGAGCAGAACCGAAAAAAACAGAAATCAAAGTTGTAAAGCTATATGATAATAAAATACCCGAAAATATAAAAACAGATATAAAATATAAAGGTGATGATCTTCCAGAATTACTTGACTATATTTTCATAAAAACAAAGTATGGAAATGTAAGAAAATTTCCTACTGGTTCATCACCAGTTATTTATCAAGTACCTTTTAATCATAAACTTCAGGTTCTTGAAAAAAGAAGCCAAAAAGGCTCTACAGAATCTTTCTGGTATAAAGTACAAACACCAAATGGCATAGGATATATTTCTTCTGTTTATTGTGAAGACAGAAGTTTTAGATTTGAAAAAATGCTTGAAAGAATACAAAATGTAGAAAAATTTATTGCAGATAATAATGAAGCTGGAATAAAACTTGCATCAACAAATTCATATATTCCTAATCCATACAATAAAGATATGCTTAGAATAAAAGATAAATATGGAACTTCACTTGATCAAAATATCATTGGAAAATATAATGATGAAAAGATATATATTCCTGACAGATCTGTTCTTTCTGTTTTAAGTGAAGGGAAAAAAGAAGCTGAAGTAAGAGTTGAAGGAATAAAAGAATTCCCTCTTGTTATTGAAAAAAAATATCTTACAGAAAGGCCAAAAATATCTTCTGGATTTAAAAAAGCTATTGTTGCTGATATAGATAACCAAAACCTTGCTGCTTTTGAAAAAGTTGGAGATGAATGGGTTCTTATATCATATATTTATGGAAAAACAGGTATAGAAAGCATTTTAGGATTTGAAACACCAAGAGGTTCTTTTATTGTACCTATGGTAAAATATGAAATGGGATACAGAGGAAACTTCGGAGAAGACTTAGGAATTGCAAGATATGCTATAAGATTCAGTGGAGGAGGATACCTTCATGGAACTCCTGTAGATTATCCTGAAGAACCTAACAAAGAGTTTTTCCTTGCACAAAAAGAAACAGGGCTTGGAACTTTTAAAGGAACAAGAAAATGTATAAGAAATACAGTAAGCCATGCTAAATTTCTTTTTGAATGGATACTTGGAGAAAACAATAAAAATGTTGCAAGCAATGAACAATATCCTAAAGAAAATGTAATGTTTATAATTTTCTAA
- a CDS encoding DUF3343 domain-containing protein — protein MIRDEKFLILSAESTHLIIQLEKNLLDKNIPCRVIPLPTEISANCGLAVRVETEYTDKIKNIVKDEDIKVTISLVEKHGLKKHIEKIHEVV, from the coding sequence ATGATAAGAGATGAAAAATTTTTAATACTTTCTGCAGAGTCTACACACCTTATAATTCAGCTTGAAAAAAATCTTCTGGATAAAAATATTCCATGCAGAGTTATACCTCTGCCTACAGAAATTTCTGCAAACTGTGGACTTGCTGTAAGAGTTGAAACAGAATATACTGATAAAATTAAAAATATAGTAAAAGATGAAGATATAAAAGTTACAATTTCTCTTGTGGAAAAACACGGCTTAAAAAAACATATAGAAAAGATACATGAAGTAGTTTAG
- the yedF gene encoding sulfurtransferase-like selenium metabolism protein YedF gives MIKVNAIGEVCPKPVIMTKKALKEIESGVVEVSVDNETSKENVQKMAKEMGHKFETKEENGVFIITITKTGETEKSAEKEENIVVSIGSDKMGEGEDELGKILIKGFIYALTEAETLPKTVLLYNKGVLLASTFEDTVKDLKVLEERGVEILSCGTCANFYHVQDQIKVGTLTNMYTILERQMKAAKVIKP, from the coding sequence ATGATTAAAGTAAATGCAATAGGTGAAGTTTGTCCTAAACCTGTAATAATGACTAAAAAAGCTTTAAAAGAAATAGAAAGTGGAGTTGTTGAAGTAAGTGTTGACAATGAAACTTCTAAAGAAAATGTTCAAAAAATGGCAAAAGAAATGGGACATAAATTTGAAACAAAAGAAGAAAATGGTGTTTTTATTATCACTATAACAAAAACAGGAGAAACTGAAAAATCTGCTGAAAAAGAAGAAAATATTGTTGTTTCAATAGGATCTGACAAAATGGGAGAAGGAGAAGATGAGCTTGGAAAAATACTTATAAAAGGATTTATCTATGCTCTTACTGAAGCTGAAACTCTTCCTAAAACAGTTCTTCTTTATAATAAAGGAGTGCTTTTAGCATCAACTTTTGAAGATACTGTTAAAGATTTAAAAGTTCTTGAAGAAAGAGGTGTTGAAATTTTATCTTGTGGAACTTGTGCAAACTTCTATCATGTACAAGATCAAATAAAAGTAGGAACTCTTACAAATATGTATACTATCCTTGAAAGACAAATGAAAGCTGCAAAGGTAATAAAACCATGA